Below is a genomic region from Rhododendron vialii isolate Sample 1 chromosome 5a, ASM3025357v1.
TATTCTTCTTAACCATATGCGCAACATAATACtatggtggttttttttttcttttttatattgaACAATATCCCCTAGTTATACTAAGTAATAGGAAAATAAAGAAccaaataaaatacaacaaaacataacaaaatacaaagaaaagccGTGTGGCACCGGAGACCCATCAGCTAATTTTGTGGAGCGTGATCTTTCATGCCTTTGAATTCTTCTTTtcacttttggaaaatcaaagTTTCGACAAAAACTTGCATGAATCAAAGGGAGTTCCAGACCTAGGTTCCAATAGTGCACCCCTGCACTACAAGGGTGTAGAGCACAATCCAAGCCGTCACTCTCAGCACCCCTGCAATACAGGGACCCCAAGTTCGATAATATCCCTAGTGAATTTGTAGTAATTTTATCTGGAATGACAACAGACATATGAAACAATATACTTGGAATcttcagaaaataaataagttatttGCGTCGGACACATGACACCTAGACCTGAAAAATGTGGAGAACACTATAGAGTAAAACACGATTGGTACAAATTAAACAGATCATACTTTGGCATATCCTTTTATTTCTAGACAGTTTCAGTTCATTATCTCTGTCGTTCATAGAAGTGGTCACATTTGTTCAATCCTTCATTATCTAGTCCTAATTCAGTGtaagaaaaagttgaaaaccTATACAGATAGGTTTAGAAAACTATTACTCCAACTAGCAATAATATCAGTTAATCGACTTATTTCTCTTACACATAAGTTGAATTTCAAGAGACTAAATTCCATAGATCCAATTTCAGCAGCAAATAGCCGACTTCCTGTCACAGAAAtaactagaaaagaaaagaaaagaaaaaaaagaagaagaggcaaACTCCACTTTTCCTCCTGtggcttgggcttgggcttggtACGGATTTCCTACTTGTCATCTCACAACCAGCACGTTGCCCATGCATGGTTTGTCGACCAAAATGTACAATTACATTCGTTAATGGTTTGTGGACCAAAAGAAATATCTCAGGAGTGAGGAGACTAAAAGAGTTCCTAGATTCTTAAGCCAATACTAGTATTATCAATTTAACACAGGTCCTTGACGTTTGTTCATATATTTGTCTCTATTTTGTCCAAAATCCAGGTACAGAAGGCAAGAAACTTGGAAACTTTCAAGACATGATCAAGGTATTCACACTACTTTTATTCATGTGGAGCAGAGAGCCAGTCTATTTACCAATTCAGCTCAACAACCGAAAGCTTCCTTTGCTGTGTATCAAAATATGAACAGACAAGAAGCAACATCAAAAGTATCCCACCAGACTCGACGCTTGTTTGTCAAATGGAGCTCCAATTTCGACATAGACAGTGAACCTTGGCAAGAGAAGCCATATAATCACCAGACCTGTTGAAAAAAGTTAACTGGAATTAATACAATATACAAGTccattaaagaaaatagaatcaCGGAGAAGTCctgatttgaagtttgaacctTTGACCATATGGGGACTGACGGGCAGCAAGCAAGTGGACTTTAGCTGCATCTGTTTTGCTCTGCATGTATCGGAAACAATAAAGCAGAAGTACTATTGTTAAAATACTTTTCAAGCTAAACCTAAAAGGGCAAACAATTTTGAGTAGGGACCAGTCTTAACTAGAACAAAGCATGCAATTACATTGGTTTCAACCTATGAATGTCCAATCACTGTCATTAAGTTCATTTGCAACCAAGTGCATTACATGATCactaaatgaccaaattactgATCACTCATCTTCAGTAGGGCACAAAAAGTCACATGGAAATGAAGTGCTTTTGATATGCAAAAAAGCTAATACAACTATTGCACGGTGCCAAAAAGTACCGCCCAAACGGAGAATGCAGTCGGCTCTTGGTGAGTTACACTTGTAAAATCCAAAATTCTTGAGACGTTAATAAAACTTGGAAACAAGACAAAGTCTCAGGGGTTTAAGGGAAACATTCTCGTGCATGTAAATTCGAATTCACAATCTCTCCCTTCAATTCGGAAATTTTAAATATCACACACCGAGTTACATGTTACTGTCAATTGCTGAGTGTTAACAAGGGGTAATAGTGATTCTGTTGGTGCAGATGGTAAGAATGACGTAGTTCAGAGAAGAAAGCTCTAATCCCCTCTCATCTTTCCTCACtctcttgtttttcttcttccccttcaCCTCTTACTTTTGTCTAAGTCAATCTTAAGTCCTTAGAACAAACTACAAAACAACTACCTTATCCCAATTATAGCTGATTACAATGAACATCATATTATATTCTACAATGACATTGATTGAATGCCAAGAAACTGAGAACAAACCTGTGATTCATAGTAGAGGCCAGCATATAACCAAGCATAGAAGTATTCACTCTCCTGGCTGCTTGAAAATGCAGCAACAAGCTGCACAGAAAAACGACATTACTCTCCTAGCCATCCAATATTGAAGTGAATACTGACATAGTTTATGAGATAAGTATGAATGTTAGGGCGACTTACATTAAAGATTAAATAAGCTTTTAGAATACTCCATTTTATCAGAACTAAGGCATGAGCAAGGTTTTCAAATATACGAATCGTGTACCCTCTTTCTATTTTAGTATCACATCAAGATGCGTATCACATATTCTAAGAGAGTAACAATTCCAtggcctaaaccagattatatCTCTCCTCTTTACATCAATCACACTGCGCATATGGTAGGGCCTCAGTCTAAACAATAGCaagatagaaataaaaaatatatatctttcAGTTATGCACTGTAATTAGGTGGCAATTTTGACACCATTTTCATTTACTATCTCAAACTAATTACTCCTTCAATTCCTATCTGAAAACTGTACCTTTCCAATTAAACTGTTTCCCAGATTCTCTCCCTTAATGAGAAACTAATGGAACTGTTATCGAAGAGGATGAGTATGTCAAAGGAACGTGCACGCGTGCGCGCGCGCACAACACACACACGTGAtaggaaaataaagaagaatcgTGACGCAGCATCAGCCATCATCTAGGCATgctactgagagagagagagagagagagagagagagagagagagagagagagcaattcaAAGAACTTCTCAACAGTTTTAATTGGAGAGCTCAAAGCATCAATTCAAACCTTCTCCGGATCACCACCATCTTTGAACATGTTATAAGCTTCTCGCATGACAGGTCGCGGATCTCTGCCTACCTACATCATCTAGCAAGCAGTTAAAAATAGTTGTACTGACCCTTTCACAGAATAACATGGAAGTGCACCAGGCACATGTTATTGCCTGCTTGATTAGGTTACCTCAAGAAACCGCCTCCTTGCTTCATCCACTCCATATAATTGAGCTTCACAAAGAAAGCACCATATTGACTCCTCAGTGTCATTTGGATTTTGTGCCACATCCAACCGAAATTGCTCCGCCCCTTCCTCAAACCTAAAGAGAAAAACTCTATTTAAAATCCTCTACAATGATGTTAAATAGAACTAAAAGACTAACAATAGAGATATGTTAATAAGCTAATACCTATCGAGATAATATAGTGATAGCCCCCTCTGCCAGAGATCTGATTAGCCAACATGACACAAAAGTTACATCATTAAGTAACCAAATGTTATTGGAGTCTTCAATTAATAACTTCTGAGAAGTGGAAACCCGACAGTTGTACAGATATAACCTCAGAAACGGGAGGAAATGTTTGTGGGGATTTATAATGTTCGTTAGCGAACAACAATTCATTTAGACCAGCATTTAAATGTGCATATGCATATATTCTACGGTCAAGTAAAGCAATATGTCAAGGTTACCCAACGCTTCACTCAAATGcctccactccttactcaaatGTCATCCAATATAAAAATTCGAGTAAATACACCACCAATCATCCACTCCTTGACCCAAACTTCTATCAACACGACTTTTACCTATATTTTGTGCCCAAAAGAAGGGAAGCTATTTCTTCCATTAACTTATTCAAGGCCATTTTGTGGCGCTCAGAACTTACCCCTCTACAACCAACGAAACTTTCACTCAAATTTTAACCCTAAATGTTTGCTTGGCGATTTAAGTGCTCCATGTCAAATGAAGCTTACCCAAAAGTTTGCTCAACTTGAGAAAATTGAGTCAAGGGATGGAGAAGGTCCTAGCTGTAAAGATTCAAGCAGCCAGAATCTTCACACTTTCAATTAAAGCAAGTGATCAGCAATAATGCATTGGTTTCCGATGTAAAACTACAAACCAAGATCTTATAAGTTGCCTGTTCTTGTATTGTAAATTGTTTGTTTACAAAGCATGCACATGAAAACTGTGGGAACTTACATGCCTTCTGACGAGGATCACGCTCGATTGCCTTATCAAACTCCGCTACTGAACCAGAAACGTCCCCCTTCATTCAGCCAACAAGAAATACACTTATCATTATACTTTAGGGGGAGTTgtgtttttttaaatcaaataagAGTGGGAGCGGTTTTGAGGGAAGGGAATAGACTTGGAATATCGTTTTAATGATGAGGGTGCCCGAGCATAGATCAACTATTTGAACTCCGGTAGATGTAGTGCTCACTCCACATAATTATAGGGCCTAAACTAGGTAGCAACCTCACGTGACTTATTCTTCGTGcgattttgtttgttagtttgaGCAATTCCACAATAACACGCAGAAATTAACCATTGATCCACTCACATTTGTTATTTGAAGTAGCAACTCACATAGAGTCATAAATTGAAACGAGCAATATATCTTTGAGCcagaaaagaagggaaatgggcatctccaatccttacCCTTTTCTCTACACAAAGTCACAAACTAAAAATGGAGTAAAAACACTGAAAACCCATCTCCATTGGCATACCATTTTGCCTACGTCTTTTTAAGTTACGGTCCTGCTAACCATATACCAATAATTCCAAACAAACTCGGATATCAATACACATATCACCGATATTAATAAACTTTCACAActatcaatacacttttcttggatatcaatgcacattttttgcacattttttacctattatcctccACCCAACATTTTCCTTTTACTATACCATTTTTCggaacccaaatccaaacctttGTTTTTCCTCAACACTTCTTTtcacatttttattatttacaaATGTGTCATTTCAAACCCAAATGAAGGAAAAATGTGGAGGGAAACATAAAAAACTACAGTATAAATTTGGATCTAAATAAGGGTTTAGCATAGGAGAAATCATACCCAAATGGAGTTGTGACCCAagtttggatttaaaaatagggtaagggctggagatgcaACCGTACCTCTCTGAAAAGCATCATCCCGCGGCGAACGGCGGCCAGGGCTTCTTGACGAGCATCATTCCCGCCGGTTAAGGCGTCCCAGATACCGGAAACCGAAGGCAGGAGCGGTCTTCGGGAGAGAATTGGGACTGAGATTGGACGGTCACGAATTCGGGAAACTGTGGTGCCGAAGACGGGAGCTATATTCGGGAAATT
It encodes:
- the LOC131326752 gene encoding uncharacterized protein LOC131326752 isoform X1; the encoded protein is MVVSRYYYIQPTIPIPISIAAAAATTTTTSSVHRSPPTLPSLNFPNIAPVFGTTVSRIRDRPISVPILSRRPLLPSVSGIWDALTGGNDARQEALAAVRRGMMLFREGDVSGSVAEFDKAIERDPRQKAYLWQRGLSLYYLDRFEEGAEQFRLDVAQNPNDTEESIWCFLCEAQLYGVDEARRRFLEAEIRDLSCEKLITCSKMVVIRRSLLLHFQAARRVNTSMLGYMLASTMNHRAKQMQLKSTCLLPVSPHMVKGLVIIWLLLPRFTVYVEIGAPFDKQASSLVGYF
- the LOC131326752 gene encoding uncharacterized protein LOC131326752 isoform X2, with translation MVVSRYYYIQPTIPIPISIAAAAATTTTTSSVHRSPPTLPSLNFPNIAPVFGTTVSRIRDRPISVPILSRRPLLPSVSGIWDALTGGNDARQEALAAVRRGMMLFREGDVSGSVAEFDKAIERDPRQKAYLWQRGLSLYYLDRFEEGAEQFRLDVAQNPNDTEESIWCFLCEAQLYGVDEARRRFLEVGRDPRPVMREAYNMFKDGGDPEKLVAAFSSSQESEYFYAWLYAGLYYESQSKTDAAKVHLLAARQSPYGQRSGDYMASLAKVHCLCRNWSSI